In the genome of Saccharomonospora viridis DSM 43017, one region contains:
- the ileS gene encoding isoleucine--tRNA ligase gives MYPKASFGDQPADQVAAQPSFPALEKDVLAYWESDRTFAATVESRPAGENGSNEYVFYDGPPFANGLPHYGHLLTGYVKDIVPRYQTMRGKRVERRFGWDTHGLPAELEAERQLGITDKSQIDDMGIAEFNQACRESVLRYTAEWRDYVTRQARWVDFDNDYKTLDITYMESVIWAFKQLYDKGLVYEGYRVLPYCWRDETPLSNHELRMDDDVYVNRQDPAVTIGYRVEGNDGALAELNGAYLLIWTTTPWTVPSNLATAVHPEVEYVMVRADDGKRFVLAEARLSAYAKELGEEPEIVARYKGADLLGTRYAPPFPYFVGHENAHRVLAADYVTTEDGTGIVHIAPAYGEEDKAVTDAAGITPVTPVDSKGRFDSQVPDYEGQNVFEANANIIRDLKNGTGSAGQQGAILLRHETYEHAYPHCWRCRNPLIYRAVSSWFVAVTKFKDRMVELNQQITWYPEHVKDGQFGKWLENARDWSISRNRYWGTPIPVWVSDDPNYPRIDVYGSLDELERDFGVRPTDLHRPHIDALTRPNPDDPTGKSTMRRVPDVLDVWFDSGSMPFAQVHYPFENAEWFEHHYPGDFIVEYIGQTRGWFYTLHVLATALFDRPAFRTCVSHGIVLGSDGQKMSKSLRNYPDISEVFDRDGSDAMRWYLMSSPILRGGNLVVTDKGIRDAVRQAVLPLWNSYYFLALYANAENTSGTVRTDSEHVLDRYLLAKTHELVTDVGGALDDYDIAGACATVRDFLEVLTNWYVRRSRDRFWNGDRDAIDTLHTVLEVVCRTVAPLLPLTTEAVWRGLTGGRSVHLCDWPLVDELPADPALVTAMDRVRQVCSSALSLRKAHKLRVRLPLAKLIVAAEDVDALRPFADIIRDEVNVKSVEFTTDVAAYGTFEVAVNARVAGPRLGRDVQKVIKAVKAGDWTTTADGTVVAAGIELREGEYERRLVAKDAEAASELPGGSGVLVLDTEVTAELAQEGLARDLVRVVQQARRDAGLEVSDRISLTVDAAEEVVTAARTHEEFLAGETLATEVRYDTVAEGFEGTVGDGMKVVVSVARSN, from the coding sequence ATGTATCCGAAGGCATCCTTCGGCGATCAGCCCGCCGACCAGGTCGCTGCCCAACCGTCGTTTCCTGCGCTGGAAAAGGACGTCCTGGCGTACTGGGAATCGGATCGGACGTTCGCTGCGACGGTGGAGTCCCGGCCGGCCGGGGAGAACGGAAGCAACGAGTACGTCTTCTACGACGGCCCGCCGTTCGCCAACGGGCTGCCGCACTACGGCCACCTGCTGACCGGCTACGTCAAGGACATCGTCCCCCGCTACCAGACGATGCGCGGTAAGCGGGTCGAACGCCGGTTCGGCTGGGACACGCACGGACTGCCCGCCGAGTTGGAGGCGGAGCGGCAACTCGGCATCACCGACAAGTCGCAGATCGACGACATGGGTATCGCCGAGTTCAACCAGGCGTGCCGGGAGTCGGTGCTGCGCTACACCGCCGAGTGGCGGGACTACGTCACACGCCAGGCGCGCTGGGTCGACTTCGACAACGACTACAAGACGCTCGACATCACCTACATGGAGTCGGTGATCTGGGCGTTCAAGCAGCTGTACGACAAGGGCCTGGTGTACGAGGGCTACCGGGTGCTGCCGTACTGCTGGCGGGACGAGACGCCGTTGTCCAACCATGAGCTGCGCATGGACGACGACGTCTATGTCAATCGCCAGGACCCGGCCGTGACGATCGGCTACCGGGTCGAGGGCAACGACGGCGCGCTCGCCGAACTCAACGGCGCGTACCTGCTGATCTGGACCACCACACCGTGGACGGTGCCGTCGAACCTCGCCACGGCCGTGCACCCCGAGGTCGAGTACGTGATGGTGCGCGCGGACGACGGTAAGCGGTTCGTGCTCGCCGAGGCCAGACTCTCCGCCTACGCCAAGGAACTCGGTGAGGAACCCGAGATCGTGGCGCGGTACAAGGGCGCCGACCTGCTCGGCACCCGCTATGCGCCCCCGTTCCCGTACTTCGTGGGCCATGAGAACGCGCACCGAGTGCTGGCCGCCGACTACGTGACCACCGAGGACGGTACGGGGATCGTGCACATCGCCCCCGCCTACGGTGAGGAGGACAAGGCTGTCACCGACGCCGCGGGCATCACCCCGGTCACCCCGGTGGACTCGAAGGGGCGGTTCGACTCGCAGGTGCCGGACTACGAGGGGCAGAACGTCTTCGAGGCCAACGCCAACATCATCCGGGACCTCAAAAACGGCACGGGTTCGGCGGGCCAGCAGGGTGCGATCCTGTTGCGCCACGAGACGTACGAGCACGCCTATCCGCATTGCTGGCGTTGCCGCAACCCGTTGATCTACCGCGCGGTGTCGTCGTGGTTCGTCGCGGTGACGAAGTTCAAGGACCGGATGGTCGAGCTGAACCAGCAGATCACCTGGTACCCGGAACACGTCAAGGACGGCCAGTTCGGCAAGTGGTTGGAAAACGCCCGGGACTGGTCGATCTCGCGTAATCGCTACTGGGGAACGCCCATCCCGGTGTGGGTCTCCGACGACCCGAACTATCCGCGCATCGACGTGTACGGGTCGTTGGACGAACTGGAACGCGACTTCGGGGTCCGTCCGACCGACCTGCACCGTCCGCACATCGACGCGTTGACCCGGCCCAACCCCGACGATCCGACGGGGAAGTCCACCATGCGGCGGGTCCCGGACGTGCTCGACGTGTGGTTCGACTCCGGGTCGATGCCCTTCGCGCAGGTGCACTACCCCTTCGAGAACGCCGAATGGTTCGAGCACCACTATCCCGGTGACTTCATCGTCGAGTACATCGGACAGACCCGGGGTTGGTTCTACACGCTGCACGTGTTGGCGACGGCGTTGTTCGACCGGCCCGCTTTCCGCACATGCGTGTCGCACGGCATCGTGCTCGGCTCCGACGGGCAGAAGATGTCGAAGTCGCTGCGCAACTACCCGGACATCAGTGAGGTGTTCGACCGGGACGGCTCCGACGCCATGCGGTGGTACCTCATGTCCAGCCCCATCCTGCGCGGCGGCAACCTGGTCGTCACCGACAAGGGCATCCGTGACGCGGTGCGGCAGGCCGTACTGCCGTTGTGGAACTCGTACTACTTCCTCGCCCTGTACGCCAACGCCGAGAACACCTCGGGCACGGTGCGCACCGACTCCGAGCATGTGCTCGACCGGTACCTGCTGGCGAAGACGCACGAGCTGGTCACCGACGTCGGCGGCGCTCTCGACGACTACGACATCGCCGGGGCGTGTGCCACGGTGCGGGACTTCCTCGAAGTGCTCACCAACTGGTACGTGCGCCGTTCCCGCGATCGCTTCTGGAACGGCGACCGCGACGCCATCGACACACTGCACACCGTGTTGGAGGTCGTCTGCCGGACCGTGGCGCCACTGCTGCCGTTGACCACCGAGGCGGTGTGGCGTGGTCTGACGGGGGGTCGCTCGGTGCACCTGTGCGACTGGCCTCTGGTGGACGAACTGCCCGCCGACCCGGCACTGGTGACGGCGATGGACCGGGTGCGGCAGGTGTGTTCGTCGGCGCTCTCGTTGCGCAAGGCCCACAAACTGCGCGTGCGGTTGCCGCTGGCGAAACTGATCGTGGCCGCCGAGGACGTCGACGCCCTGCGTCCGTTCGCCGACATCATCCGTGACGAGGTGAACGTGAAGTCGGTGGAGTTCACCACCGACGTGGCGGCCTACGGCACGTTCGAGGTCGCGGTCAACGCGCGTGTCGCGGGCCCGCGCCTGGGGCGCGACGTGCAAAAGGTGATCAAGGCCGTGAAGGCGGGGGACTGGACCACGACCGCCGACGGCACCGTCGTCGCGGCCGGGATCGAACTGCGCGAGGGCGAGTACGAACGGCGACTGGTCGCCAAGGACGCGGAAGCGGCCTCGGAGTTGCCGGGCGGCTCGGGGGTGCTGGTGCTGGACACGGAGGTGACCGCCGAACTGGCGCAGGAGGGCCTGGCCCGTGACCTGGTGCGGGTGGTGCAGCAGGCACGCCGTGACGCGGGACTGGAGGTGTCCGACCGGATCAGCCTCACCGTCGACGCCGCCGAGGAGGTCGTCACCGCCGCGCGGACACACGAGGAGTTCCTCGCGGGCGAGACGTTGGCCACCGAAGTGCGCTACGACACGGTCGCCGAGGGATTCGAGGGAACCGTCGGCGACGGCATGAAGGTCGTCGTCTCCGTCGCGAGAAGTAACTAA
- a CDS encoding DivIVA domain-containing protein, producing the protein MSLTPADVHNVAFSKPPIGKRGYNEDEVDAFLDLVETELARLIEDNNELRQQVEQLDAELESTRSELEAAKAAAAQHGAHDDSSRRLSSVPPASAMEQTQATGLMVDGGEPNVQAAKVLGLAQEMADRLTAEAKSESDSMLAEARAKSEQLLSDARSKADSMVNEARTRAETMLNEARTRAETLERQAREKATNLDREAQRKYTETLNNLNTEKTALNKKIEELRTIEREYRTRLRGFLESQLRELDDRGSAAPASASSSGSGQSSSSGQSYSFGPRAEAG; encoded by the coding sequence ATGTCGTTGACTCCTGCTGACGTGCATAACGTCGCGTTCAGCAAGCCTCCGATCGGCAAGCGGGGCTACAACGAGGACGAGGTGGACGCGTTCCTCGACCTTGTCGAGACCGAGCTTGCCCGGTTGATTGAGGACAATAACGAGCTGCGGCAGCAGGTCGAACAGCTCGATGCAGAGTTGGAATCAACTCGTAGCGAGTTGGAAGCCGCGAAGGCGGCGGCCGCGCAGCACGGAGCACACGACGACTCCTCACGCAGGCTGTCCTCTGTGCCGCCCGCGTCCGCGATGGAGCAGACCCAGGCGACCGGGCTCATGGTCGACGGCGGTGAGCCGAACGTGCAGGCCGCCAAGGTGCTCGGTCTGGCGCAGGAGATGGCGGACCGACTCACGGCCGAGGCGAAGTCCGAGTCCGACAGCATGCTCGCCGAGGCCAGGGCCAAGTCGGAGCAGTTGTTGTCCGACGCGCGGTCGAAGGCCGACTCGATGGTCAACGAGGCGCGTACCCGCGCCGAGACGATGCTGAACGAGGCACGCACCAGGGCTGAGACGCTGGAGCGCCAGGCGCGTGAGAAGGCGACCAACCTGGACCGTGAGGCGCAGCGCAAGTACACCGAGACGTTGAACAACCTCAACACCGAGAAGACAGCCCTCAACAAGAAGATCGAGGAGCTGCGCACGATCGAGCGGGAATACCGCACTCGGTTGAGGGGCTTTTTGGAATCCCAGCTGCGTGAACTGGACGACCGAGGCTCCGCCGCGCCCGCTTCGGCGTCCTCATCGGGTTCCGGTCAGTCGAGCAGCAGCGGACAGAGCTACTCGTTCGGGCCGCGAGCTGAGGCGGGCTGA
- a CDS encoding YggT family protein yields the protein MILYWLLFAFWLLLTARIVVELVRAFARDWRPSGGVAVALETIYTVTDPPVRLVRRIIPIVRIGGVGLDLSIMVLLLVVFIGMQLALPG from the coding sequence ATGATTCTGTATTGGCTGCTGTTCGCGTTCTGGTTGCTGCTTACGGCACGTATCGTGGTAGAGCTCGTACGTGCCTTCGCTCGTGACTGGCGCCCCTCCGGAGGGGTTGCGGTAGCGCTCGAGACCATCTACACAGTGACCGATCCACCGGTTCGACTCGTGCGACGGATCATTCCGATCGTACGGATCGGCGGCGTGGGGCTGGACCTATCGATTATGGTGCTGCTGTTGGTTGTGTTCATCGGGATGCAACTGGCGCTTCCCGGGTAG
- a CDS encoding cell division protein SepF — MSALQKLKAYFGMVPAEDDYDFDEDYRRDYQGSDYGSYDEHAYKETQPRRSRPRYRVMDEFEEAESTSTRARRSASRGEPAVHGSLAMDRQPEPMARVRQLGQQNPASESGAAVARDPLSRIITLHPTSYAEAREIGEAYRDGAPVIMNLTEMENADAKRLVDFAAGLAFALRGSMDKVTNKVFLLSPPDVDVTAEDRRRIAEGGLFLRH; from the coding sequence ATGAGCGCGCTGCAGAAGCTGAAGGCCTACTTCGGGATGGTCCCTGCCGAGGACGACTACGACTTCGACGAGGACTATCGGCGCGACTACCAGGGCAGCGACTACGGTTCCTACGACGAGCACGCGTACAAGGAAACACAACCGCGCAGGTCTCGCCCTCGCTACCGTGTCATGGACGAGTTCGAGGAAGCTGAGAGCACGTCCACGCGTGCCCGGCGTTCGGCTTCGCGTGGGGAGCCCGCCGTGCACGGGTCGCTGGCCATGGATCGGCAGCCGGAGCCCATGGCGCGGGTGCGTCAGCTGGGGCAGCAGAACCCGGCCTCGGAGTCCGGTGCCGCGGTGGCGCGCGATCCGTTGAGCCGCATCATCACGTTGCACCCGACCAGTTATGCGGAGGCGCGGGAGATCGGTGAGGCGTACCGCGATGGGGCGCCTGTCATCATGAACCTGACGGAGATGGAGAACGCCGACGCCAAACGTCTGGTGGACTTCGCGGCCGGTCTGGCGTTCGCCTTGCGCGGCTCGATGGACAAGGTCACGAATAAAGTGTTTTTGCTCTCACCCCCGGATGTGGATGTGACGGCGGAAGACCGCAGGAGAATCGCCGAGGGCGGATTGTTCCTCCGACACTGA
- a CDS encoding YggS family pyridoxal phosphate-dependent enzyme: MSSQRSEELATALRKITDRIEQACRRVGRSPDEVRLIAVTKTFPATDAAALLDLGVRNLGENRDQEAVAKVREVGQLRPDADVRWHMVGRLQRNKARSVARWAAEVQSVDSLRLADALTKAVRAALEAGERDRPLDVLVQASLDDDPSRGGCPIDDLSELADVIAQRGDYLRLRGVMAVAPLGVDPEPAFERLAAVAERLRKDHPEATEISAGMSGDLDQAIAYGSTCVRVGTALLGGRGLASP; the protein is encoded by the coding sequence GTGAGCAGCCAGCGCTCGGAGGAATTGGCGACGGCGCTGCGGAAGATCACCGATCGTATCGAGCAGGCATGCCGACGGGTCGGTCGTTCGCCGGACGAGGTCCGGCTCATCGCCGTGACGAAGACCTTCCCCGCCACCGACGCTGCCGCCCTGCTGGACCTCGGGGTGCGTAACCTCGGGGAGAACCGGGATCAGGAAGCGGTGGCCAAGGTGCGCGAGGTGGGACAGCTTCGCCCGGACGCCGACGTGCGTTGGCACATGGTCGGCCGACTGCAGCGCAACAAGGCCAGGTCGGTGGCGCGCTGGGCCGCGGAGGTGCAGTCGGTGGACTCCCTCCGACTGGCCGACGCGCTCACCAAGGCGGTGCGGGCGGCGCTGGAGGCCGGAGAGCGGGATCGGCCGCTCGACGTGCTCGTCCAGGCCAGCCTCGACGACGATCCGTCGCGCGGCGGCTGCCCTATTGATGATCTTAGTGAGCTCGCCGATGTGATCGCCCAAAGGGGTGATTATCTCCGATTGCGCGGCGTGATGGCCGTCGCGCCGCTCGGTGTCGACCCCGAACCGGCTTTCGAGCGGTTGGCGGCCGTGGCCGAGAGGTTGCGGAAGGATCACCCTGAGGCGACCGAGATCTCGGCGGGCATGAGCGGGGACTTGGACCAGGCAATCGCATACGGCTCGACGTGTGTGCGTGTCGGAACCGCGTTGCTCGGCGGTCGCGGTTTAGCCTCCCCTTAG
- the pgeF gene encoding peptidoglycan editing factor PgeF: MRIRRVVTTRAGGRSKPPFDSFNLGDHVGDDPEAVAANRRRLARELGLAEDRLMWMEQVHGRTVAIVDGTEEGPAEATDALVTTRPGVALVALVADCVPVLLGDPEAGVVAAVHAGRVGARVGVVPAALEAMRSVGARPDRIEALLGPAICGECYEVPKPMADDVEKHLPGSACRSRKGTPALDLRAGLWRQLADLGVGRIGVDPRCTMEDETLFSHRRSAPTGRIAAVTWMEQ, translated from the coding sequence GTGCGCATTCGGCGGGTGGTGACCACGAGGGCGGGTGGACGGTCGAAGCCACCGTTCGACTCGTTCAACCTGGGTGACCACGTGGGCGACGACCCGGAGGCCGTCGCGGCGAACCGTCGCAGGCTCGCCCGCGAACTCGGCCTGGCCGAGGACCGCCTGATGTGGATGGAGCAGGTACACGGCCGCACCGTCGCGATCGTCGACGGTACCGAGGAAGGTCCTGCCGAGGCCACGGACGCCCTCGTCACCACCCGGCCCGGTGTGGCGCTTGTGGCGTTGGTCGCGGATTGTGTGCCGGTGTTGCTCGGTGACCCGGAAGCCGGTGTGGTGGCTGCCGTCCATGCCGGCAGGGTCGGAGCGCGCGTGGGTGTCGTTCCGGCCGCGCTGGAAGCCATGCGCTCGGTCGGGGCGCGCCCCGACCGGATCGAGGCGTTGTTGGGGCCGGCGATCTGCGGCGAATGCTACGAGGTGCCGAAGCCGATGGCCGACGACGTGGAGAAGCATCTGCCCGGTAGTGCCTGCCGGAGTAGGAAGGGAACCCCGGCGCTGGACCTGAGGGCGGGGTTGTGGAGGCAGTTGGCGGACCTCGGGGTGGGACGGATCGGAGTCGATCCGCGGTGCACGATGGAGGACGAGACCTTGTTCAGTCACCGCAGGAGTGCTCCGACTGGAAGGATTGCGGCGGTCACGTGGATGGAACAGTGA
- the ftsZ gene encoding cell division protein FtsZ translates to MTPPHNYLAVIKVVGIGGGGVNAVNRMIEVGLKGVEFIAVNTDAQALLMSDADVKLDIGRELTRGLGAGASPEVGQKAAEDHREEIEEVLKGADMVFVTAGEGGGTGTGGAPVVAQIARKLGALTIGVVTRPFSFEGKRRARQAEDGIQALRNECDTLIVIPNDRLLQLGDIGVSLMDAFRSADEVLLSGVQGITDLITTPGLINLDFADVKSVMSGAGSALMGIGSARGEGRAVQAAEKAINSPLLEASMDGAHGALLSIAGGSDLGLFEINEAASLVQESAHPEANIIFGTIIDDSLGDEVRVTVIAAGFDSGAPTHKKLDPGTFSTRSTGGGDSSQSGGGTTTSSSSATGGQRGESGTRPVRGENGNPTPPVVRRQPSAGQSSQSGSLPPSHGSSRGYSSSSTAHRVHGSLPSRAFPVNDDSDDDEVDVPPFMRR, encoded by the coding sequence ATGACGCCCCCGCACAATTACCTCGCGGTGATCAAGGTCGTCGGTATCGGCGGCGGCGGTGTGAATGCCGTGAACCGCATGATCGAGGTCGGCCTGAAAGGCGTGGAGTTCATCGCGGTGAACACCGACGCACAGGCCCTGCTGATGTCCGATGCGGACGTCAAGCTGGACATCGGCCGCGAACTCACGCGTGGCCTCGGTGCGGGCGCGTCCCCCGAGGTCGGACAGAAGGCCGCCGAAGACCATCGCGAGGAGATCGAAGAAGTCCTCAAGGGCGCCGACATGGTCTTCGTCACCGCGGGCGAAGGAGGCGGCACCGGCACCGGTGGCGCGCCCGTGGTCGCGCAGATCGCGCGCAAACTTGGGGCACTGACGATCGGCGTGGTCACGCGGCCGTTCTCGTTCGAGGGCAAGCGCCGTGCCCGGCAGGCGGAGGACGGCATCCAGGCACTGCGCAACGAGTGCGACACGCTGATCGTCATCCCCAACGACCGACTGCTTCAGCTCGGTGACATCGGCGTGTCCCTCATGGACGCGTTCCGTTCGGCCGACGAAGTCCTGTTGTCCGGTGTCCAGGGCATCACCGATCTCATCACCACACCGGGTCTGATCAACCTCGACTTCGCCGACGTCAAGAGCGTGATGTCCGGTGCGGGCAGTGCGCTCATGGGCATCGGCTCCGCGCGCGGTGAGGGCCGCGCCGTGCAGGCAGCGGAAAAGGCCATAAATTCACCGCTGCTGGAGGCCTCGATGGACGGTGCCCACGGCGCGCTGCTGTCCATCGCCGGTGGTTCGGACCTCGGACTGTTCGAGATCAACGAGGCCGCCTCGTTGGTCCAGGAGTCCGCGCACCCCGAAGCGAACATCATCTTCGGGACGATCATCGACGACTCGCTCGGCGATGAAGTGCGTGTCACAGTCATCGCGGCGGGCTTCGATTCGGGTGCGCCGACGCACAAGAAGCTCGACCCCGGCACATTCAGCACCCGCAGCACGGGCGGTGGCGACTCCTCGCAGAGCGGTGGGGGGACGACGACCTCCAGTTCCTCGGCGACGGGTGGACAGCGTGGTGAGTCCGGTACCCGGCCCGTCCGCGGGGAGAACGGCAATCCCACGCCGCCCGTGGTGCGACGGCAGCCGTCCGCGGGGCAGTCGAGTCAGTCCGGCTCGCTGCCGCCGAGCCACGGCTCCTCCCGCGGCTACTCGTCCTCGTCGACGGCGCATCGGGTGCACGGCAGCCTGCCCAGTCGTGCGTTCCCGGTGAACGACGACTCCGATGACGACGAGGTGGACGTGCCGCCTTTCATGCGTCGCTGA
- a CDS encoding DinB family protein, producing the protein MTDTMIDITRPEPPFTGSERTMLTGFLDFLRATVLYKCRGLTDEQARRALLPSKLTTVAGLVGHLTYVERFWFGVVLSGEDDPWREAMKTDPDAEFRAALDVPLVTLLADYERQCEHSRKLIEGMNLDHEVPFRTGTINLRYVLTHMIEETGRHAGHLDILTELIDGRTGE; encoded by the coding sequence ATGACCGACACCATGATCGACATCACCCGTCCCGAACCGCCGTTCACCGGTTCGGAGCGGACCATGTTGACCGGGTTCCTCGACTTCCTCCGGGCCACCGTCCTGTACAAGTGCCGTGGGTTGACCGACGAACAGGCGCGGCGGGCGTTGTTGCCCAGCAAGCTGACCACCGTGGCGGGCCTGGTCGGGCATCTGACGTACGTGGAGCGGTTCTGGTTCGGCGTCGTGCTCTCCGGAGAGGACGACCCGTGGCGCGAGGCGATGAAGACCGATCCGGACGCGGAGTTCCGTGCCGCGCTGGACGTGCCGCTGGTGACACTGCTGGCTGACTACGAACGCCAGTGCGAACACAGCCGGAAGCTCATCGAAGGGATGAATCTCGACCACGAGGTCCCGTTCCGGACCGGCACGATAAACCTGCGCTACGTCCTGACGCACATGATCGAGGAAACCGGCAGACACGCTGGACACCTTGACATTCTCACCGAGTTGATCGACGGTCGGACGGGCGAGTAA
- a CDS encoding cell division protein FtsQ/DivIB, whose translation MVQRRRIVALSVLTVLALGYLVWFTPFLGVSTVEVVGAHTVGADRVRAVADVPVEHPMVRVDTDEVAARVARLPGVAEVDVSRSWPSTITISVTERRAVAYHDGREGIRLVDSTGVLYERLDTPPEGLPKLEVFDPGPVDDETRAVTAVLAELPAELFEQVVSAGATTPGSVEFELVDDRIVRWGDAEQNAYKAKVLSVLLTREGTVYDVSSPELPTVS comes from the coding sequence GTGGTGCAGCGGCGACGCATCGTGGCGTTGAGTGTGCTCACGGTGCTCGCGCTGGGCTATCTGGTGTGGTTCACCCCCTTCCTCGGAGTGAGCACGGTCGAGGTGGTGGGAGCCCACACGGTGGGGGCCGACCGGGTCCGGGCGGTGGCCGACGTGCCGGTCGAGCATCCGATGGTGCGGGTGGACACCGACGAGGTCGCGGCGCGGGTGGCGAGGCTTCCCGGCGTGGCCGAGGTGGACGTGTCCCGTTCGTGGCCCTCGACCATCACGATCTCCGTGACCGAACGCAGGGCGGTGGCCTACCACGACGGCAGGGAGGGCATCAGACTCGTCGATTCGACCGGTGTGTTGTACGAGCGGCTGGACACGCCTCCCGAAGGACTACCGAAACTCGAGGTGTTCGACCCGGGGCCGGTCGACGACGAGACCAGGGCCGTGACTGCCGTGCTCGCCGAGCTGCCCGCCGAGTTGTTCGAGCAGGTGGTGTCGGCAGGGGCCACGACGCCGGGCAGCGTCGAGTTCGAACTGGTCGACGACCGGATCGTGCGATGGGGCGACGCGGAACAGAACGCGTACAAGGCGAAGGTGTTGTCCGTGCTGCTGACCAGGGAGGGCACCGTCTACGACGTGTCGAGCCCCGAGCTTCCCACCGTGTCGTAG
- the murC gene encoding UDP-N-acetylmuramate--L-alanine ligase, with amino-acid sequence MPLGTLELPEPLRRAHLIGVGGAGMSGIARILLDRGGRVSGSDAKDSRAFLTLRAHGARIEVGQRAQNLDVFGDPPSAVIVSTAIKEDNPELVAARERGIPVLHRAEALAALMEGHRVACIAGTHGKTSTTSMLTVALQHCRLDPSFAIGGDLNESGANAHHGQGGIFVAEADESDGSFLSYSPSVAVITNIEPDHLDHHGTADAYHAVFHDFVRRIEPGGTLIVCADDEAASELATRAEADGVRVLRYGRAATGEADARVLDYSPGEDGGTVRIVLRGEQLRMGVAVPGEHMAFNAVAALLAGLELGADLEGLVEGLAAFGGVRRRFEFKGRAGDVRVYDDYAHHPTEVSAQLRAVRQAAGRGRVVVVFQPHLYSRTRAFAAEFAEALGLADEVVVLDVYGAREDPEPGVTGELVASRIKGANAHYEPAFDRAVSLVADLAKPGDVVVTMGAGDVTQLGPELLAELDRRDR; translated from the coding sequence ATGCCACTCGGGACACTCGAACTACCCGAGCCGTTGCGACGGGCGCACCTGATCGGGGTCGGAGGCGCGGGGATGAGCGGGATCGCGCGCATCCTGCTCGACCGGGGTGGGCGCGTGTCGGGGTCCGACGCCAAGGATTCCCGGGCGTTTCTGACGCTGCGTGCCCACGGCGCGCGCATCGAGGTGGGGCAGCGGGCGCAGAATCTGGACGTCTTCGGCGACCCACCTTCGGCCGTGATCGTGTCCACGGCGATCAAGGAGGACAACCCCGAGCTTGTCGCCGCCCGGGAACGGGGGATCCCGGTGTTGCACCGGGCCGAGGCGTTGGCGGCGCTGATGGAGGGACACCGGGTCGCCTGTATCGCAGGAACCCACGGCAAGACGTCCACCACGTCGATGCTCACGGTCGCGTTGCAGCACTGTCGCCTCGATCCCTCGTTCGCGATCGGCGGTGATCTCAACGAGTCCGGCGCCAATGCCCATCACGGTCAGGGCGGGATCTTCGTGGCCGAGGCCGACGAGAGCGACGGCTCGTTCCTGTCGTACTCGCCGTCGGTCGCTGTGATCACGAACATCGAACCGGACCACCTCGACCACCACGGCACGGCGGATGCCTACCACGCGGTGTTCCACGACTTCGTGCGACGCATCGAGCCGGGCGGCACTTTGATCGTGTGTGCTGATGACGAGGCCGCTTCGGAGCTGGCCACCCGCGCTGAGGCGGACGGGGTGCGGGTGCTCCGCTACGGGCGCGCCGCGACCGGCGAGGCGGATGCCAGGGTGCTCGACTACAGCCCCGGCGAGGACGGGGGCACCGTGCGGATCGTGCTCCGTGGCGAACAGCTGCGGATGGGGGTCGCCGTCCCGGGTGAGCACATGGCGTTCAACGCCGTGGCCGCGCTCTTGGCCGGTCTCGAACTCGGTGCCGACCTCGAGGGGCTCGTGGAGGGCCTGGCCGCGTTCGGCGGAGTGCGGCGCCGGTTCGAGTTCAAGGGCCGTGCGGGCGATGTGCGGGTCTACGACGACTACGCGCATCACCCCACGGAGGTGTCCGCGCAACTGCGGGCGGTGCGGCAGGCCGCGGGCCGTGGCCGGGTCGTCGTGGTGTTCCAGCCACACCTGTATTCGCGGACCAGGGCGTTCGCCGCCGAGTTCGCGGAGGCGTTGGGGCTGGCCGACGAGGTCGTGGTCCTCGACGTCTACGGGGCGAGGGAGGACCCGGAGCCCGGGGTGACCGGTGAGCTGGTGGCCTCCCGTATCAAGGGGGCGAACGCGCACTACGAGCCCGCGTTCGATCGTGCCGTCTCCCTCGTCGCCGATCTGGCCAAACCGGGTGACGTGGTGGTGACGATGGGCGCGGGTGACGTCACTCAGCTCGGTCCTGAACTGCTCGCCGAGCTGGACCGTCGAGACAGGTGA